In a single window of the Candidatus Methylomirabilis tolerans genome:
- a CDS encoding nucleotidyltransferase domain-containing protein, protein MLFGSAATGSGGRDLDLAVMPGTVPDLLEQGRWLAALESVLAPRAVDLLVLTTSVSPLIQFEVFRAGVCLFEAQEGLFDREQDRAFFLYADTGKFRRESLEVLRG, encoded by the coding sequence GTGCTGTTCGGCTCGGCCGCGACGGGGAGTGGCGGACGGGACCTGGATCTGGCGGTGATGCCGGGCACGGTGCCTGATCTGCTGGAACAGGGACGGTGGCTGGCGGCCCTCGAATCGGTCCTGGCGCCTCGTGCCGTGGATCTGCTCGTGCTGACGACGTCTGTCTCGCCGCTGATACAGTTCGAGGTGTTTCGCGCCGGTGTCTGCCTGTTCGAGGCGCAGGAGGGGCTGTTTGATCGGGAACAGGATCGCGCCTTTTTTCTGTATGCAGACACGGGCAAATTCCGTCGCGAGAGTCTGGAGGTGCTTCGTGGCTGA
- a CDS encoding DUF86 domain-containing protein, protein MERKLSFLRQFLADLDVYARLDSGGRQREHYAIERLLQLLCESAADIGLQCLKARGYGLASSYREVFEALAREGVLPRDLAQGLIEACAMRNLLTHLYETIDPTRVAAAIEPALDLYRGYLRWALAEIEKPA, encoded by the coding sequence ATGGAGCGCAAGCTGTCGTTCCTTCGTCAGTTCCTGGCAGATCTTGATGTCTACGCCCGCCTCGATTCCGGGGGACGGCAACGCGAGCACTACGCCATCGAGAGGCTCCTGCAACTGTTGTGCGAATCGGCGGCGGACATCGGGCTGCAGTGTCTCAAGGCGAGAGGGTATGGGTTGGCCTCCAGCTATCGAGAGGTGTTCGAGGCGCTGGCCCGGGAGGGCGTCCTGCCGCGCGACCTCGCCCAAGGGCTGATAGAGGCATGCGCCATGCGCAATCTGCTGACCCACCTGTACGAGACTATCGATCCGACTCGGGTGGCGGCCGCTATCGAGCCGGCCCTTGACCTGTACCGGGGGTATCTTCGCTGGGCACTGGCAGAGATCGAAAAACCGGCCTGA
- a CDS encoding branched-chain amino acid ABC transporter substrate-binding protein: MGRRWLWFWKACALVLLITANAQAAGTMKVGVAGPLTGDQATLGQELKNGVIIAVEEWNARGGLLGQKIEIVWGDDQHDPKQAVAVANKFVNEGVVGVIGHFNSSSSIPASTIYRDGKVIQLTPASTNPLFTERGLWNVFRVCGRDDQQGSVAADFIVRKLKKKKVAVLHDKTTYGQGLADETVKALEQAKIKSVYYGSITQGDKDYRSVLTALRQYDPEILFYGGIYPEAVLLTKQMRELGMKTIFVSGDGVWAKEFPKIAGKAAEGAFITFTPDQTKIKEAQEVIRRHKEKFGAGVGAYTVYSYVAGVLLFEAITATRSTDSVTIADYIKRTKWKTALGPLQFDKKGDVLVSPYVVWEVKDGKFVELQ, translated from the coding sequence ATGGGACGGCGGTGGTTGTGGTTCTGGAAGGCGTGCGCACTGGTCCTGCTGATCACCGCGAACGCCCAGGCGGCCGGTACGATGAAGGTTGGTGTAGCCGGTCCGCTGACGGGCGATCAGGCTACCTTGGGACAGGAGCTGAAAAACGGCGTTATTATCGCCGTGGAGGAGTGGAATGCCAGGGGCGGCCTTCTCGGACAAAAGATCGAGATCGTGTGGGGTGACGACCAACACGATCCAAAGCAAGCCGTCGCGGTCGCCAATAAATTCGTGAATGAAGGGGTTGTTGGAGTGATCGGCCATTTTAACAGCAGCTCCTCGATCCCCGCCTCCACCATCTATCGCGACGGCAAGGTTATTCAGCTCACCCCCGCGTCGACCAACCCCCTGTTTACGGAGCGTGGTCTGTGGAACGTCTTCCGCGTATGCGGCAGAGACGACCAGCAGGGGAGTGTCGCTGCCGACTTCATCGTAAGGAAGCTGAAGAAGAAAAAGGTTGCGGTCCTGCACGACAAGACGACATACGGGCAGGGATTAGCGGATGAAACCGTGAAGGCGCTTGAGCAGGCCAAGATCAAGTCTGTCTACTACGGGAGCATCACGCAGGGAGACAAGGACTACCGATCGGTGTTGACCGCCCTCAGACAGTACGATCCGGAAATCCTCTTTTACGGAGGTATCTATCCGGAGGCTGTCCTGCTGACGAAGCAGATGCGCGAGCTTGGAATGAAGACGATCTTTGTCAGTGGCGACGGCGTGTGGGCTAAAGAGTTCCCCAAGATTGCCGGTAAGGCTGCGGAGGGCGCCTTCATCACCTTTACCCCGGACCAAACGAAGATCAAGGAGGCCCAGGAAGTGATCAGGCGACACAAAGAAAAGTTCGGTGCGGGGGTTGGGGCCTACACCGTGTATAGCTATGTGGCGGGCGTACTCCTCTTTGAAGCGATTACTGCGACCCGATCTACCGATAGCGTAACGATTGCGGACTATATCAAGAGGACGAAATGGAAAACCGCTCTCGGACCGCTCCAGTTCGATAAGAAGGGGGACGTGCTGGTGTCGCCCTACGTCGTCTGGGAGGTAAAGGACGGGAAGTTCGTGGAACTCCAATAA